The Gemmatimonadaceae bacterium genome contains a region encoding:
- a CDS encoding site-specific integrase gives MSEPMEERETPTPLPVEIDEYLVHLVKERDLSPHTVSAYRRDLREFSQYLAGIKGIDGWDWNTLGRTEIRGFMAQCTRRGLAKRSIARALSAVRSFFRWMHRDERVDGNPARAVGSPRLPRTLPAYLDRQQADTLLQHAATRAQSGDFGDVRNFAMLELFYSSGLRLSELRGVDLGDLDLVSQQVKVRGKGRKERIVPVGDHAQR, from the coding sequence ATGAGTGAGCCGATGGAGGAGCGCGAAACGCCCACGCCGCTTCCCGTCGAGATTGACGAGTACCTCGTGCATCTCGTGAAGGAGCGCGACCTCTCACCGCATACCGTGAGTGCCTACCGCCGCGATTTGCGCGAGTTCTCGCAGTACCTGGCCGGCATCAAGGGCATCGACGGGTGGGACTGGAATACGTTGGGTCGCACCGAGATTCGCGGCTTCATGGCCCAGTGCACCCGACGCGGATTGGCCAAGCGCTCCATCGCGCGCGCCCTGTCCGCGGTGCGCAGCTTCTTTCGCTGGATGCACCGCGATGAGCGTGTGGACGGCAATCCCGCGCGCGCCGTCGGTTCGCCACGCTTGCCGCGTACTCTACCCGCATATCTCGACCGGCAACAGGCCGACACGTTGCTGCAGCATGCGGCCACGCGCGCCCAATCGGGTGACTTTGGCGACGTGCGCAACTTCGCCATGCTCGAACTCTTCTACTCCAGCGGATTGCGGTTGTCAGAATTGCGCGGCGTCGACCTGGGCGATCTCGACCTCGTGTCGCAACAGGTGAAGGTGCGCGGCAAGGGGCGCAAGGAACGCATCGTGCCGGTGGGCGATCACGCGCAGCGC